The genomic segment tggccagctctggcacgaagtaggtaccgcttccactagggtaagggtggctggtaCAGGCGCTCCGCCCTCGGCCTGGTACGGGTGTCACTGCCCTCGGCCTGCCCTTCGGCCCTCCCACTGCACGTCATCTCATGCCCCCCCTGCTTGCCGAGCCGACTGCCTAGCCTTATAAGGGCATGTAGCCCACCTGGACCAATAGGGAACTGGGGCCAGCAATGGCCCTCCCCGCACCAGCCCAGTATATCAGTGCCTGCAGTTCCACAATAAACCAgatctgcgccatcagccagtctccgtggtctgtctcctctagccggGCCACGTCGTCCTCGCCTCCTGCGACCACACGAAGCCCCGCAGAGGCTTCAACTGGCTCCCAACGTGGGGCACGAGCACCCGCTGCCCATGAGCAGGTAAGGACCAATTCCTCCTCCGCTATGGGagcctctttctccagccagCAGGCCCCGCAGGTTCAGGTGCTTGCTGGCCTACTGGCCTGCCACCAATGTAAGGTTTCGGCCAAGCAGCTCCAGACTTACTGGGATTTACTGATCCCCTTCAATCCCTGGCTTTCCACCGCCAATCTATGGGACCCTGACACCTACTGCATGCTAGTTGATCGTGTTTCTGCTGCTATGGAACATGAAAACAAGCGCTTCCCCCCCGGCCTTATTCCCACGCTTATTGCCATCCACTCTTGCTTACTCGGCGCCGCTCTGCCTGTCACAGCCTATAACTGTGACCAGCCAGACCCCCTCGAACAGGGCAATTCCGACCCCATGGATAATGATTCTGCCTCCTTAGTTTTTCAGCTTAATAACATCCTGGAGGAGGACGAGGCCACCCCGGGTCCACTGCTGCCCTCTAAAATCCAAAATGATCTTGCCCCAAAAGGCCACCTTGCCGTCGAACAAAATGGCAATTCCGCCACCGCCGGGAGCCTCCCTAGTGCTAACAaacaagatggcgaacttcctccttcttcctcgtCTAACACACGGAAGTCTCTGTACCCGGAGCTTCCTCCTTCGCCATCCCCTGACAAACAGGAAGAGGTCAACTTGAAAGAGGAACCATTACCTCACTCACCCTCAACTGGAGCGGTTGCCTCGGGGGCAGAAATGAGGGCGGGGTTACACAACCCCTCTCTAAGCAATACCACAGCACCACCTAGCGGTAGCCCTATGTTAACCCTGTCCCTCCCTAGCACCTTCTCCCCTGCTTTAAACCCAACACTCGCTTTTACTCCAAGCACCCTGCACCCGCTTACTCTTCCTCCGGTGGCCCCTCCCCCCATGCCACTTACCTTCCATCAAGCCATGCCCCCGCCTCAACAACCCCCTCAGCTATACCCGGTCAACCTAATGCCTACGCCTCAGTGCCCCCTCCCCTGGTACCTGTACAGTCCTTCGGAGGTGAAGCGCCTGCGTGAGGCCATCTGGGAGGATGGACTAGGCAGCCCTTACGCCCAACAACTCCTTAATGACATCTTGCTTAACTTAAACCTCCCCTATGACTGGCAAGCCGTTGCCCGAGCCATCCTTACTCCCGGCCAGTTTGTTAATTGGCGAGCCCACTTTCAAGATCAGGCTGAGCAGCAGGTGAGGGCCAACCACCCCAATGGCATTACTTTTCCCCTGAATGCCTTCCTCGGCTTACCGCCCTACAACGTCCCGGCAGCCTTCGCTCAGGCCACTGCCGTTTTCTGGGATCAGCTCCGGAGCATAGCTATGCGTGCTTTTGGCAATTGCTCCGCTATAAAAACTGAAACCTTCACTAAGCTTATTCAGGGCAAGGAGGAGGATTTTTCTGCCTTTGTTTCAAGAGTTCAAGAGGCGTGTGCCCGCAAAGTAACCAATGAGCAGGCCCAAGCGGCTCTCGCGTGGGAGCTCATCTTAGAGGGGGCAAACCCTGTTTGCAAGCAAGCCATTGCTTCCAAATGGGAGGGTAGCCTCCATGAGTGGATTTTGGCCTGCAAAGACCTAGACC from the Dasypus novemcinctus isolate mDasNov1 chromosome 1, mDasNov1.1.hap2, whole genome shotgun sequence genome contains:
- the LOC131279473 gene encoding endogenous retrovirus group K member 8 Gag polyprotein-like, coding for MALPAPAQYISACSSTINQICAISQSPWSVSSSRATSSSPPATTRSPAEASTGSQRGARAPAAHEQVRTNSSSAMGASFSSQQAPQVQVLAGLLACHQCKVSAKQLQTYWDLLIPFNPWLSTANLWDPDTYCMLVDRVSAAMEHENKRFPPGLIPTLIAIHSCLLGAALPVTAYNCDQPDPLEQGNSDPMDNDSASLVFQLNNILEEDEATPGPLLPSKIQNDLAPKGHLAVEQNGNSATAGSLPSANKQDGELPPSSSSNTRKSLYPELPPSPSPDKQEEVNLKEEPLPHSPSTGAVASGAEMRAGLHNPSLSNTTAPPSGSPMLTLSLPSTFSPALNPTLAFTPSTLHPLTLPPVAPPPMPLTFHQAMPPPQQPPQLYPVNLMPTPQCPLPWYLYSPSEVKRLREAIWEDGLGSPYAQQLLNDILLNLNLPYDWQAVARAILTPGQFVNWRAHFQDQAEQQVRANHPNGITFPLNAFLGLPPYNVPAAFAQATAVFWDQLRSIAMRAFGNCSAIKTETFTKLIQGKEEDFSAFVSRVQEACARKVTNEQAQAALAWELILEGANPVCKQAIASKWEGSLHEWILACKDLDQTSHTLATSFASALALAMGPCFQCNQEGHFARNCPNSKGAPPPKRPLGPNTPSTPCPKCKRGYHWARDCHSRSNINGKPLNFKGGKPQPRPQEAHHLPKP